Proteins encoded within one genomic window of Macaca fascicularis isolate 582-1 chromosome 16, T2T-MFA8v1.1:
- the MFSD11 gene encoding UNC93-like protein MFSD11 isoform X5, whose amino-acid sequence MEVNESAQNNLTKAVDAFKKSFKLCVTKEMLLLSITTAYTGLELTFFSGVYGTCIGAINKFGAEEKSLIGLSGIFIGIGEILGGSLFGLLSKNNRFGRNPVVLLGILVHFIAFYLIFLNMPGDAPIAPVKGTDSSAYIKSSKEVAILCSFLLGLGDSCFNTQLLSILGFLYSEDSAPAFAIFKFVQSICAAVAFFYSNYLLLHWQLLVMVIFGFFGTISFFTVEWEAAAFVARGSDYRSI is encoded by the exons aaaagtCTTTTAAGTTATGTGTCACCAAGGAGATGCTCCTTCTTAGTATCACAACTGCTTATACAG gtCTGGAATTAACTTTCTTCTCTGGTGTATATGGAACCTGTATTGGTGCTATAAATAAATTTGGAGCAGAAGAGAAAAGCCTTATTGGACTTTCTGGCATTTTCATCGGCATTGGAGAAATTTtag GTGGAAGCCTCTTCGGCCTGCTGAGCAAGAACAATCGTTTTGGTAGAAATCCAGTTGTGCTGTTGGGCATCCTGGTGCACTTTATAGCTTTTTATCTAATATTTCTCAACATGCCTGGAGATGCCCCGATTGCTCCTGTTAAAGGAACTGACAGCAGTGCTTACATCAAATCCAG caAAGAAGTTGCCATTCTCTGCAGTTTTCTGTTGGGCCTTGGAGACAGCTGCTTTAATACCCAGCTGCTTAGTATCTTGGGCTTTCTGTATTCTGAAGACAGTGCCCCAGCATTTGCCATCTTCAAGTTTGTTCAG TCTATTTGCGCAGCCGTGGCATTTTTCTACAGCAACTACCTTCTTCTTCACTGGCAACTCCTGGTCATGGTGATATTTGGGTTTTTTGGAACAATTTCGTTCTTCACTGTGGAATGGGAAGCTGCCGCCTTTGTAGCCCGCGGCTCTGACTACCGAAGTATCTGA